The proteins below come from a single Necator americanus strain Aroian chromosome V, whole genome shotgun sequence genomic window:
- a CDS encoding hypothetical protein (NECATOR_CHRV.G17589.T1), which translates to MCDWQSFFIKIGIPAGVSSRYAEVFRQNRVSKDMLPDLDKATLADLGVTAVGDQLAILRSAKDASLEMGSVTPSKLRIRITGPESDSFLPGGSVSMNVATGNGEKRRGRPPPDRHEIYHIKMPEGNTARTKKIMENANMMRKHGLAVRGTTGVRQGGRSVSPVDKKSAAVVRRNQERGAYEEVLVSDPIITRLGVRGLHSDVTSKLTSGKVRKWGLRNGASHLSCAGLSQPRGDVAVRVQLPSSNGVVRRISTAPRTSIATSILNRTSRDRTGNIPLVTVKLRGAAQKERAAVRLRTTTERKPVHMRLGRVTSSGRLARSAPVRQKPFARPVFEEEEEEEEEECIEEEMSEDHDEYSNEEMIWEEEEQFDEYVEETRPTVYNRLSR; encoded by the exons GGTTTCCAAAGACATGCTTCCAGACCTTGACAAGGCAACCCTAGCCGACTTGGGCGTGACAGCAGTTGGCGATCAG TTAGCGATCCTGCGAAGTGCAAAGGATGCATCTCTGGAAATGGGTTCCGTTACACCATCTAAGCTACGCATTCGCATTACTGGACCTGAATCCGATAGTTTTCTCCCAG GTGGGAGTGTGTCCATGAACGTAGCAACTGGAAATGGTGAGAAACGAAGAGGAAGGCCTCCTCCTGACCGCCATGAGATTTATCACATCAAGATGCCTGAAGGAAATACTGCTCGTACTAAAAAGATCATGGAAAATGCTAACATGATGCGGAAGCATG GTTTGGCGGTGCGCGGAACAACAGGCGTGCGACAAGGTGGAAGATCTGTAAGCCCAGTTGACAAGAAAAGTGCTGCGGTTGTGCGCAGGAATCAGGAACGAGGTGCATATG AGGAGGTGCTGGTGTCTGATCCTATAATAACACGCTTAGGAGTACGAGGACTACATTCAGATGTCACCAGCAAGTTGACAAGTGGAAAAGTGCGAAAATGGGG CTTACGTAACGGAGCTTCTCACCTATCTTGTGCGGGATTGTCTCAACCAAGAGGCGATGTGGCTGTTCGTGTACAATTACCTTCGTCTAATGGTGTGGTACGACGAATTTCTACAGCG CCTAGAACCAGTATAGCAACATCGATCCTGAATCGTACCTCTCGAGATCGGACTGGTAACATTCCCTTAGTTACTGTGAAGTTACGCGGTGCTGCTCAGAAGGAACGAGCGGCGGTGCGATTGCGAACTACTACAGAACGTAAACCTGTGCACATGCGACTGGGCAGGGTGACAAGTAGTGGGCGATTAGCACGATCGGCTCCGGTTCGTCAG AAACCATTCGCTAGACCTGTattcgaagaagaagaggaagaagaggaggaggaatgCATTGAGGAAGAAATGTCAGAGGATCATGATGAATATTCCAATGAAGAGATGATATGGGAGGAGGAAGAACAGTTCGACGAGTACGTGGAAGAAACTCGACCAACCGTCTACAATCGTCTTTCTCGTTGA